CTCTGGCCCGCTGCTATCGAGCAAGGCTCCTACCACAGCAAAGAATGTCCTCTGTAGTACATCTGGTGGGACGGGAAACTCTTTGCAAAGCGTCAGGTCCTGTATAGACAGGTTTTGAGCCACGTAAGAAACAAGTTCCTGACTGGTAAGAAAATCAACAAGTGCTCCTATGCCCTTTGCAGGTAAATCCGGGTAGGCACCTTCAAAGCACTGCGTCAGGTACGAACGTGAAAAAGACATCCCTTGTTCAGCAAGTTTACTATTATCTTGTAGATTAAGAGCGACCGTTTCTTTATCTAGCCCGAGTTCTCGGCGTCTCGCCTCTTCACTTTCAATATAACAGGAGTTAACAAATGCAGTCTTGAGAAGATCCAAAGAAAAATTTTCATGTAGCCGGTGGCTAAAAGCCTGTATCTCTGCGTGGTAATCCCAGTTGGGCTTCTCTGATCTACAGACATGGAAAAGAATACAAATTCAGAGACAGACCAAGAAGGTACCCGTACTGCAAGCATCGCGCCTTTCAGACGATcgaaaggaaatgaaaaatcgAATTGTTTTTGAAAATCGAAACCAGTGTTTAAAAACCCTAGTGCCAAACCCTGTGGGGTGGCTCAGCGCCGTTTGCCTGCCGCAGGGCGGGACCCCGCCCCGTTCAGCCCGGGGGGCGCTGACCCGCGGAGCTACAGACGCTCCACAGCGCGACGAGAAGCCACGGAGCGTTTTGACTTCGCCGGCTGTTCCTCAGCCCGTTGCACTCCCGAGCCCCGCCGGCACCTtgtgccccgccccgccctctcCTGACGGCCGGGTCGGCTCTTACCGCCGCTGGGGCGGCGCCTGCAGCCGCTGCTGCTCCAGGTAGGCGCGGAGCCACCGCTTCTtggggcggggcggcgcggcgctgaGCGCGGCCCTGAGTGGGagcgcggccccgggcccggccccgggcagcAGCCGCCGCGACGCCCGCAAGAGCAGCCGggcggccatggcggcggggGCAGGCGGAGGAAAGACCCGTCGCCGCTGCCCTCCGGGAAACGCGGCCGCTCCCCGCTGGTTCCGGGGGCCGCGTTCCCGGCCGGGGGCAGCACCGCGCGGACCGGCGGCGGCGGAAACGGCCCCGGCGACTGCCGCTGCGGGCGGGCTGAGCGCCGCGCTGCATGCTgggagcggccgccgccgccaggccccagcccagcccggggcCCGGTGACGGCAGTGGGGCCGCTGCGGCGCGGGGGCTCCACGTCCCGGGTCGGGGACATTTCGGGGTgggagcggggagcggcggcTCCGGTCCGCCACCGTCAGGCCCGGCGCCCGCCGGCTCTGGGGTGAAGGGCCGCCGGGGAGCCCTGAGCGAACCCCCAGCTCCTTCGGTTGCAGCGGGTCGCAGACCGGCATCACCCGCTGAGTGCGCTCCGAGCCGCCGCTACCCAGCGTCCGGCAACGGGGTGCAGGACTCGGGCACCTTTTACCTGCCGGGGTCCTGCGTGCGCCACCCGGGGGCCCGGCCCTCCACCCCCCCTCCGGGACCCACCCGTGGCACagcgccgccgcggcggcgggtcACCAGCGCGGCCGGGAACACCAACGGCCTCTACAGGGCACCGTTTAGATGTTTTTAAAGCTACTCTTCGGGTTTCATTTCCTCCTGCAAGACAACGTCAGGTTTTGTTCTCTTaaaagtatctttattttttccttttgccttacAACTCTGTAAAATCTCCAGTAGCTCTAACCCGCGTTTGCACCACCAGAGTTCATACAGTACACCTTTAGCGTAAAGGTCATGGGATAAAATTcatgaaaatacaggaaatgtgCAAGGCAGGCCCTTCCCTTCGTATCGTTCACTGAAAGACAAAGGCACACAATTTTAACATTCATGGTAAGAAAACATGCACAGCAAACGTCCTAAATAGCCAATGGAGTCACCTAACACGTGGTGAACGCTCAAGAACACCACATGCAACAGCCAAACGCAGAACAGCGCGAGGAAGCGAGCCCAGCCCCTGTGTAACAGTGCAAAAGCCGCATAACACCGGGTACAAGGCCCCGTTTAACTGGATAGCGAACAAACATACGAGAGCAGCGTTCCCTGAGCAACACTCGCAGATACATCACAACCTGCCGGCTTCTCTGCGTGCTGCTTCCCGAAAAATCCATCCTTACCAGGCACGGCTCCGGTGCTGACAGGACAGAGCACACAGCTGCCAGCCGCAGGGAGAGCCCAGAGCCTGCTCGgtctctgcctgcagcaggccTGGCCCAGCTCCGCAGCCTCTGCCGTGGCAGGATGAGCCAAGGACAGCGCTGAGAGGCCCCGCGTCCTTCTCATCTGCAGCTGTTAGGTGCCATCATCTCTTCACCCGCCTGTGCACTTCCAGAGCCTGGAAACGGTCCTGCACGGTGGTCCAGGTCTAGCTGTTCTAGGAGAGGTCCCCTCTGAAGATTGTTTTGGCATCCTTGCACGTTCTTTCCCACACTGCGCTATCAGTTTTTCCACACAGCCCCGGGGCAGGGGTTGTGGCTGCCACAGCACTGCACCGAGTGGAAGGGGCAGCTGCAGCCGCACAGGGGCGGGCAACCACTAATGCACAAGGAGGCTGAGGGTCCCCAGCAGCACCGTGCGCAGCTCAGCACTCCCCTGGACAGTAGCCACCAAAAACGTAGTAGTGGGATTGAACAGGGAAGGTTTAAATTGACGACAGCACGTGGGGACACGAGGCTACCTTCCCATACCTGTGTCCTCACCACGCCCCCCCGAGAACAATGCCACAACATGCAGGGGAGGGGAGCCTGCAGCAGGCTAGTGGAtgtccagctgctgcttttgagtTATTCAGTCCATCACTACTACTACTTCAAAGGGTGATAGTTAAATGTACactcaaatacattttcttaaaataatattaaacaatggtttggggttttttttgagagagtTTTATTAAATATACATCAGTATCTTGTACTCCATAATCTTTTCATCACTCACAGACTGActtgcttaaaaatgtattttatagaaaaacatctgcaaaattaaagctaaaaaaaatacatattacaCACCTCTGGACAATCTGCATGTTAGCAAACAACTCCTTTTATTATTTGACCTGAACATGTGCTTAAACAAGGAACATACTCATGAAACAGGACACACTCCTTGAATATGGCACTCCTCAAACTACTCAGACTAAAGGAAAACTAGTGCAATCATGTTTAATTGCATCTAACGACAGAACaattaaaactactttttattcctttgtttttatattttttccaaactCATTCTATTTGCTCTCTTCCCACCACAACCAAACATCCAGTGGTTACTCCTGTAGATCACTGTCCTTACGCTGCATGAAGCAAACTTCATATCGGTTGATCCATATTTACACTGAAGCATGCAAAGGAGGATACTGCAAGTATTTGCAATGCAAATCTATTAAATACAATATAACTGAACAACGAGGTGTCCCTTTAACACTGCAACTCTATAGCCTTTATCTGTGGTGGAAGTTTCCAGTGTATGAATTATAAAACAGCATACaattcagaaacagaaacaaagaatttTGCAAATTGTTTGTATTTTCAACTATTAAATCTTTCTGAGAGCTGTGTCTAGCGCCGAAACCAAAGCCAGCTATTGAGTAGCCAGAAAGCTACGGTAATTGAATACATGATCATTTCCCTTTTAGCAcgctctttgttttcttcttccagaagttGTAGACGGCGATTAAGTTTgattatctaaaaataaataaaggttttAATACTTAATTGCCAGACTTTCCAGAAGATTCTCAGTCGCCATGTAAAATTAGTATCTTAGATGGATTTTAAACACTTGATAATTTGACTTTCTATCTTCAATCACTAGTGATCAGATCTTCCTGTCCCTGAACAGTAGGAACAGAAATGGAGTCGGACTCTCCATATTCCCAGAATAATACAGGATACGTGAGGGCAGTCCAGCAGGGGTACAGAGAGGATCCCTCACCATGTCTGTTATGGATACCTTTGCAGCCACACAGAAAAGCTGTTCCCCCATTTTACCATGAcagatttttcttaatattatcAACTACTATACTTTACATACCTGTCTTCTTAAGGAAGCAGCATCTACAACTGTCATGTCATCTGGTGTTCCCTCAAGCGTAGTATCCAAGTTGGAAAGACCATATCTATCAAATAAGGGAGATAGCATAGCTGTCTCATCCATGCAAAGATTAGCAAGTATCATACTTTATCAACATTCTAGTAGATGTATTTTTTGGTGGTAACAAAGAATTATAAAACTTTTTTTGCAGCTTTTACAGAGTTGTCTATTTCAATAGGATCCTAACTGAATAAAGCGCAAAACACACATGAAGTGGGTACGTGCTTGACTGAATCTGGGTTTATTGCTCtccacatttaaatatttttgaagaatctCCATGCAGACAGACTTCTTGCTGTCGCCTGGTCTCTTAAAAGACTGTTTCCAGTTATTTAACTGGTTAATGAAACATGAAAACTGCCTCAGCTAAAATGCCAAAGTCGCAAGAGACCTGGCAACTTATTAGAAATAACCAAGTGAAGACTTGGAAAGAATTGGGTGTCTTATGCTTGGTACTTACTTAAATATCCCAAGTGGGCACCTACTGAGATTAATGATCTCAGTCAAATTCATCTCAGTATTTCAGGCAGAGATCCTTGCAAATAAAAAGCCTAGTGTGTAGTCACCGCTTGCTGAACTTTGCATGCATTAGAAACTCTGTCCCCAGAGCACCTCTCAGTTTTCTTAATGTAGTGGATTTAGAGAAAAGCATTATTCTGACTCCAGGGCAAGTTAATTATATATGTGATATTTATTATCAGTTGGGAAGTGGCAGAAAGTCTGCACAAAGTATGTGTTTTGATCATCCAAATGCTACCTCTTAACCAGATTCATTTCCACCAACAGGTAAAAGTAGCTCCTATTGCTGCACCTACCACTGAGTTTCTCACTTCCTATCTTAAAACCTCAGTTTCCAGTATTAGTTCCCCTTGACTTGCTTTCTCATTAGGACATATGAACAACTGCTGCAAAGAGCTTGGGAAATTGAACAAAATAATATCAAGGCTACCAAATTCACAACAAAATACACCTAGAAGAATGTTTAGCATTTAATGACAGTTAATGGTCAACTTCAACTAATGTAAATATGAGCAGAGTTCCTGAAGCTTGCAGAATGCACTTAAGTGCAGATACTACTTTTGCACTGCGTATTCTTTCCTCACTTAAAGCAAATTTCTACAGAATACCCTCAGCTCCAGCAAGATTTTCCCCCACCCCAACAGACAACTTGTCAAAAATTTCCCTGTATCATTGTTCATTAATATATTGTTTCTAAATAAGAATCACTGTTTCTAGATGAGAGCTGCATTAGTCTGGACTTAGATGACAATGAGATCCTTGAGCAACACTGTATAAAAGATAGGAAGCTAATTACGTTTTgatctgtggtttttttgggttgaAGGGTATACAGGGAGGGAGAAACCTTCTCCAGGCGAGATCAGGATAAAAACAGCATTTAGTAATGGAATAGTCAAGCAATTGTCTGTCAACAGAGTCATagctgttttaaaaacacagtttgggaCAAAAAAGAGTTTTGGCAACTCTTTTCTTAGAAAAGGATTTTGTCATTAAGGCTGTTACTAATTTTTTATTCTAAGGAGACTTCAAACATTCACTTAACTATAATTCATGCTATTACTACTTGCAGTTCTTTCAGTTTGGGCAATATTGAAAAgattgaaactttttttttttttttatttcctcagtgCTGTGAAGCTCACATTAGTAACtcagcaaagttattttaaaataaacctaagTTAATTAATAAAACCATTTGAACATTTCTACTGTTAAAACAAGTCAAGTTTTCCTTACTACTGCAGGCCCTCTGAAAGCCAAAGAGATTTCTGAGGTGGGTCTTTCGTAgccattttttaatttgtagtaGATCgtgaaaaaattagaaaatgacACCAGATCCAGAGCATAGTTGTCCCTCACCATCTCTTGGGAAAAGCAGAGAGGCTCATCATTTCAGTGAGATGGGCACACCTCCCTTCCAGGTCACATGAATTTAATATAAGGTCACAGAACATCACTGCTGCTCTACCAACTTCCAAACCACTCCAGGTATTAAATCGAGAGGGTTACCAGCAAGAAATCCCTTGAAATAATCTCTTGGACCATTACAAAAACTGAATTCCTGAGTTAGAGAAGACTCACCTGCTTGAATCCAGTGTCTACTTAAGCACAAATGTAATCTCCATTTTGGTGAAAACACAGAAGTGTAGTGGCAAATGGGAACAACAGTTGTGGTagggactattttttttttcttcatcctgaCTGCGAAATTATGTGTCAATCTTACATCCAGTTCCACTGAAATAATGTCACTCTGCCAAGATAATGGCAGTGAAAAGGAATCTAGCCATAACTAACAACTAATCACAGGCATGCTACTGAACACCTGGAAAAAATGTGATGCAAAGCCAAATTTTCTAGCAATAAAAATATGAAGCTCCCAACTAAACAGAAAATACTGCTAATGTAATTTAAGAGCCTCCCCTCACACATTACTTTGAGTCAGAAGTCTGCAACACATCTATTAGACCAGTGAGGTCTTTGCAGGTGACTTGGATGGGCAAGGAATAAAGGCCTGAAATATCTCAAGAGTTGAGAGGGAGGATAGAAATGAGCATTGTGTTTTAAGATAAGGACACTAGAAATAGGGAAACAGAAGTCTTGAATTTTAGAAACTAAATTAATGGATCATGACtaacaaaaaaatactctttacCTGGTGTTGTCATGATGAGGGTTAGAGGAAGTGGTAGCAGCTGACCCACCACGTAACACTGGCCTACAGCAGGTTTGTGTAGATAGAAAGCACAAGACAGAAACAGGAAATGACAGAGATAAGAGGTAAAACACACAGAACCCAGGAACATCAAAGTACTTCCACTTTATATTGTATAATGTTTCAATACCATATAATATCTATTTGTTTTATTGTTAATTGCTCTTTCATATTTCTCTTATTCAAATTTAATCAACACTGACTGTTTATGCAGCTAAGACATAAGCAAATTTTTGATGATACAGCTTCACTTATGGAAGACAAACTGTTGGAATATATTTGGGCAGACGTTATCAGCCTTATAAAATAAGCATGGGAAATTTcaggattagaaaaaaaaaattcccccccaaaccaaacccacccaaaaaaaatggagaaaaaaaaaatatgcatctaCACATAAAAGCCTTTTTATTCATCCACTCCTCCCTCTAGGGAAAGGGGAgatttgtcttttctttattCATCTATGCTAGATGTAATTCAGAAAACCTGGGCTAGTTGCCTAAGGCCCACATCTAGTCCAGAGAGAGGTAGATCCCTCCAGGAAGAAGTGACTAAAAGCTTCAAGTAGATGGTATGAACATCCTTATAAGTGTTgccctttctatttcttttccttttctttctagccagagaggaagaaaaggtacAGCTTTTTAAGTTGCTGCAATTACATAATATACATGAACTTTGCCACAAGAAGTTACTGTGTCCCAGTTTACAGAAGACATGAATACCAGCAGTACCTTCTGACAAAGCTGGTACTATGTGTTTTCAGTACCACTGGCAATGAGGCATTAGTGTTCCACATCTATGATATGTAACAAACTGTTTAAGAGCCtgaaacctttttttgttttcttccatttttaccAATGCCAAGAGGAGGTACTTGTACCATGCATTTAACCCATGTATACTTCAGGCTATAAAACTAAACACAATCTAGGTATGAAGATCTTTACAGCTGGTACATGGAGGAGGTAGAGGCTTGGTGCTGTCGTCGTTGGGAGAACACTGTGGCCTGGCCTAAAAATGAGCAAGATCCATGCAAAAATATCACAACCACTAGTTTCATGTAAAAGGATCAGGACCTAGGAGCCTTAGCAAACTCTGCTACCCAACACAATACTTACTGGGACTAGGTCTTACTCTAATCAGCACCATAAGTGCATACCACAACGTTTTTCCATCTAGCACATAAAATAAGCCAGCATGATGTGTTATAAAACAGAAACCCCCATTCCCAATACATACAACAAAAGAATATTCTTACCTAAATGCATGAGATCTTGTAGAAAGTTATCAAAAAGGTATTCCTATTTTTTAATCAGAGAAATAATTCAGCTAGTCTAAAGTCTTGTCTGACAGATGCTAGAACTACATACTTTAAGAAAGCATAAGAAATTCAGCAAACAGCAGCTATGGAAAAGGTCGCAAAATTTCTGTGTGAATGTAAGTCACCTGTAATTAACTAGCAGATACCTGAATGCCAGCTTGTCAGTGTCCAGCAGGCATTTCCCATGCCATCTGACACAGGACAACAACATTTGGATTTTGTGTAATGAGAACGACAGGTCTCAAATGCTCTCTAAACTCTTAGCCTCTGGTATTTTGTGGCAAACAAAGTTGTAGAACTAATCAATACTAACTACTTCACGCTATCCTTCCCAAGGAAAACCATAGTTTGGAGGTAGCTGAGGGCTACAGCAAAGAACAAAACTCTGGGATCTGTGCAAATCAGGAACTTAATCTAAAGACAAGTCTTTAATCCCACTTCCCAACACAGCCAAGGCTGTTAAGAAGCTGCACATGACTTCTCCCTTTTTTTTGCAGTTCACACTTTATTTCTTTACAGGTGGACCCAAAAGGATCACCAGAATA
This region of Strix uralensis isolate ZFMK-TIS-50842 chromosome 9, bStrUra1, whole genome shotgun sequence genomic DNA includes:
- the MRPL44 gene encoding large ribosomal subunit protein mL44; amino-acid sequence: MAARLLLRASRRLLPGAGPGAALPLRAALSAAPPRPKKRWLRAYLEQQRLQAPPQRRSEKPNWDYHAEIQAFSHRLHENFSLDLLKTAFVNSCYIESEEARRRELGLDKETVALNLQDNSKLAEQGMSFSRSYLTQCFEGAYPDLPAKGIGALVDFLTSQELVSYVAQNLSIQDLTLCKEFPVPPDVLQRTFFAVVGALLDSSGPEKTGIFVRDFFIPQLIGKDLFEIWEVVNPMGLLVEELTKRNIPSPEPRITRQLGISTVLPLYFVGLYCNKKIIAEGPGETLFAAEEEAARVALRKLYGYTESRRPWDYSKPKQGLAAEKAISSN